attttattttatttatttgttcatgagagaggcagagacacaggcagagggagaagccggctccccctggggaacccgatatgggactcgatcccaggaccccggatcatgccctgagctgaaggccaacactcaaccaccaagccacccaggcatccctaaaatgggtcttaaaaaaaaattacctaccCCTTGGAGGGTTTAACGGGATCAGGCACGAGGAGTGCGTCACACAGAAATGGACAGGTCGCAAGCACGGAGCAATCATTGCTGTTGTGattatatttacagaaaaccACACAACTCAGGAGGGCTGGAAGTGAAACTCGAAGCCAGGTCGGTTTCATTTGCCACCTGTGACACTGCCCctgcctttccccccaccccagcacccaccCACACCCAGCCAGTCCCCAGTACAGTTCTCTCTCCCAACATCCAACTCATCACCCGTCCCATTGGCCCCACGGCACAGTCATGGGCTCCGTATCCCCAGGCCAGGGTACTGTTGGCACATAGGCAGCCAACAGGGAAGATGGACTCAGTCCCATTTTGCAGCcggggaagctgaggcccagggaggtgaagGCACTGTCCTACAGCCCGCGGCACAGCAAGAGGCAGACCCACAACTAGAACCCAGGTCTCATAATTTCAGCAGAAATTCCTTCGGCCTAACACCTTACGAGCCCACACAGCCATTGCGCTTGTTAATTTGATCCCTTGAGTCCTCGCTGTAACACTAAGACAAGGGTAAAGTCCACCTTCtgcatggggaaactgaggcttgggctGGAGACCTGCCCGGCCCGAGATCTCAGAGCTGGACAGGGATTGGAAGCTGgaaggagagaggtggggggaggcagccCCTGCCAGGGCGCAGTctgacagggcacctgggtggcccccATTCAAGCTGCCCCACCGAAAGGTGACAGTGTCCTGAAAGCCACGAGCCTGCTTCACCCAGCCTGCGGCCTGGAGGTGTGCACCCATGGCAGCTGCACAGACCCAGCTCGTCCGTGTACCCGCGGAGGCAGGAAACCAAACCTCAGACCCAACAGAGCCCACACGAGTGGCAGGTATTAATTGGTGCAATTAAGGCAGGCCTCTCCCAAGGCCATAGAAACTGCAGCATCAATAATTAGACTCAGATTGGAATTCCTTTGGCTCTGCGTGTAAACAGGACACTCTTTCTGCAGCTGCGGTAAATGATTTGTTCAAGGGGGGGAAACATTTACTGTAATTTGAAAGGAGCAATTGACTGTATTATTAGTGGATGTGAGTGCCCAACTGGTGACAGACTCCACACTGTTCTGTCTTCTGCCCAGACTCCAGGAAGGAAACCTCTGGAGATGGGGTCCCTCCGGTCACTGGGGTGgcctggctttggagtcagaagaGCCCAGACCTGGGCTCCGGTTCTAACTCCTCTACTTCTGTGCTGGGTGACCTCAGACAAGAAACACAACATCTCTGAGGCTCCCTTTCCTGGTCTGTAAAGTAGGGACGATACCAGTACACGACCCATAGGGCTGCAGGGAAGGTCAGATGTGCCAGGCACACGGAAAGTGCTCGATAAAATGAGCTGCTGTCATTGTCACTAGGAATAATCACAATCATTGTCACTGTTGAAGCATCCCTGGGGCCCCAGAGGAGCTCACAGTTCACCACCCATCTGCAGAAGGAATAcaccagaacaaaacaaacagaaaacgaTAATCCACCCAACAGATCGTGCCTTTGATTGAGCACCAACTGTTTACAGGGTCTTGAGTCAGAAAAAAGGATCCTGCTGTCAGGGtgctgagtcttttttttttttttttttttttaagaaataaaacattttattttaagaattccaAGTATGCTTCAAATGAAAACTGCCCATTTATTAAGCCCCCAGACTTCCAAGTGTTAtacaaaacatttaaacatttgttCATACTTTTAGAGCAAAATCGCTTATTCTGTTGTACTCATTTTTGCATGGTGATGACATTTTAGTTCCACCGTCATAAAATGACCAGTTCTTCCAGACTTGCTCAAGAAACAAGTTTCTGAGCCATTGACGTAGATCATGCAGGAAGTTTCTCGGTCAACTCTTACACTTAACACTTAATGTCCTCTCCCTCTGAAACCGCCACCACCCCTTCCTCTGaagcctccacctccacctcctcttccacctctaAAACCACCACCTCTACCACCtctgccacctcctcctcttcctcctcctcgaCCTCCTCTGCCACCACCTCTTGGAGGTCCCTTCTCACCTGGAGGTCGAGGTAAAAACCTCTGCAGTGGTAGCAGTTTATATGGGTCTATATAAAACTTCTGcagttttttaaaggaagatgcCTTCATATTTTCTGacaatttaacagaaaaataaaaatctctaagttGTCCAAATATTTCATCCACTTTaccaatttgttctttgttctctaAATAAACTGGAGCATTAAAATAAGGCACCTTATTTTCGTCTGTGGTACATTTACAAACTATGTCATCTTCACAGGGATGCAGGAACTCTCCTAATAAAACTACGTGTTCCGGAGGTCCTTGGTCTTGGCCTTTGTTAAAGCCTCCGCGGCCACCTCCTCGTCCAAATCCTCCTCTACCACCACCGCCGCCTCGGAAATTACCGCCTCCACCTCGGAAGTGGTTGTTGCTTCCGCCGCGACTGAAGCCACCACCTCGATTAAAGCCTCCACGACCACCGCCTCGAAAAGACATGCTTACTCTACCGGAGCCACGTGCACCTCAGGGTGCTGAGTCTTTGGTGAGGGCAGACACAGAAGCAGATCACTGCCAACCCCACCTCACCTCAAAGGCACttcacagtttacaaagcacGCCTACTCTTTAGTCCCCAGATCCCCGACAATGCTAGAAAGGTAAAACAATGGTGCCTACTTTATTGATGTGAAATCTGAGATGTGAGGTCACTTGCCCAGAATCACACGGCTAGAAAGAGGCAGAACCAGGGTTTGAACTCAGATCCACCTGCCCTGTTGGCCATTACAACCTCCTGGCAAATTCCCTCCATGGGGGGAGGGCATGGAGACAGATCAGGATAATCCACCTTCTGGAAAGGAGCCTGCTGCGGGGCCTCACGAGCAGGTGCGAGGTTGGCTGACCCCATGTCTGAGTCCCTTCCAAATGCGGAGATGACCCTGCAGTCCATCGTCCTCCCAGCAGCTCCCGCGGGACTGTCATATGCCTCATGGCATCCACTCTGCATGCTCTTGCTAGGGGGCCTCCCCCCTCCTGGGGCCCCCACATCAGCTCCTGCAGGCAGCCCTCTGTGACAGACAGCTGACCTCGGAGGTCAGACAGCTGGATCTCAATCCTGCATCCACCTCGGACCAGCTGCGCGGCTTGGCCTGAGTCATGGAATGAAGCCTCAGTTGCCCTGTCTGTTAAATGGGGATAAGGGGAGCTCCAGGAGAGTGGGGAGCATGCTCATATCCGTCACTGCATTCCTGGCACATAGGAGACGCTTGCTCAAGTATGTATGCGAGGAAGGGAAGATGGGAGGAGGGacggaggagcagagggaggagggccaCAGGGAGTGGGGAGTGAATCTTTCCCATCCTTCAACACCCGACTCCACAGCCAGCATCTGTGCGAAGCCGCCAGTGTCTTTCCCGAGTAGGATGGGCCATGACACAGATGTTTCAACTGAGCCTGTGGTCTCCTTATCAAGAGCACCCACTCACCCAGTGGAGAAGCCACGGCTCTCTGGGCCCGTCCTCCACATctgtgggtggggctgggggccacAGTCCCTCCCTCACCGTGGTCACCGTGAAATGACACTGGCTGGCCTCTAACCCTTGAGTATGTGCTCTGGTTTACCTTATCACCATGCCCACCGGCTTGCTCACCTCCTGAAACTCAGTACGGATTTAAAATCGTgccctctgggggcacctgggtagctcagcagttaagccctctgcctttggctcagggcatgatcctgggatcccaggatcaagtcccgcatggggctcctcacgaggagcctgtttctccctctgcctgtgtctctgcctctctctgtgtctctcatgaataaatacaatcttttaaaaaaaaatcgtggGCTCTGAACCCCTGCTCTTCCCATTCTAGCTGGACCTCAGTGtatgcatctgtaaaatgggtgtgatGACAGTTCCAACCTCACAGGGTGGTTGTATGGTGAATGCTGATACTCAGCACAGGGTGATGCAGAGCctggattttctttcctgctcctCTCCACCACACACACTGCAGGTGGCCCTACTAGGCACTGGGCCCCCTGTTAAGCTCTGGGGATACAGCAATGGGTAGAACTGGACAGGCCCTGCTTTCCTGGAACTGACACCCCATCACCTTTTCCCAGACATTTCTCTCCCACAGCGAGCACAAGGGAGATGGAAGAGGAAGATTTCCCCTAAGAGTTTAAAATCCAGAAACTGGGGCCCTCCTTAGGGAAAGCTGGTCAAAGGGTCAACTTTCACCTTCAAGGGAAATAGGCAGGAGGTGATCCACTTCCCGTCACAGAGACTTATGGTCCCTGCTGTCCCACCAGGATTCCAACATTGGGAGACAAGGGACTGGGTGGCTATGGGGTCCCCTCTAGTCAGAGGTAGTGTGCAGAGGGGGCAGGATGCTGTGAGCAGTCCCTCTGTCCTCCTGTCCCTGGCTGGGTGCCCGGGAGACACCGTGCAGCATCCGACCTTGCTCCCCCGCCACTGTCAAGGCACACAAGCTCTGTTCACCTGCGGGTCTGCAGGCTGGGGTGGGATTCAGTCCAGGGCCCAGAACCCAGGCCTAGGCCACCTCCCAGGGAGACAGCACAGCACCCGCGTGCTCCCTGTCTGCTGGGAAAGCCAGCCATGGAcctcagaggagggaggagggagagatggaggaaaaaatggggaggagggaagggaggaagaggtaggtaggatggggaggaggaatggggaaggagggagatggatggaggaggagggaggggatgaggaGAGGATGTGGgatgaggagagaggggaggggggagatggagaaaaaggaggagggaggggatgaggggaggataggggaggaggagggagaggaaggcaggaagaaggaggagatggggagggaggagggaggcgggagggggacGAGCAGCAGCAGGGAGGATATTTTAGTGCCCCATGAAAACCTGAATAAATAGTGTCTAACCTTTCCTGCTCCCACCGCCTTATCTCAATATCCCATTTAATAGCGCTTTGAGGCCTCACTAAAAGAATACGAGGGCTGTTATATCCGCTCTAAGTCACTGTTACAACAGGCCTGGCTGTCGGCTGCGGCAACACCGGGCTCGGGGATCCTGGCTTCCCCGTTCCCCACGGGCAGGTGCCAGTCCTGTTCCCCTGGAGATGCCTGGTACCCCTCGCCTAAGACCAACCAGGGCATGGGGGCGATGCCAGGCAGTGGGCACCCCCCCCCAAGAAACCTGCATTATGGTCCCAGGCATGGGACCATGCCCTAGCCATGTCCCACCACTGGGCAGCTTAACCCATAGAAATGTATCACCCGAGAAATTCTAGAGGACACAAGTCCAGGGCAGAGGGGTCAGGAGGTTGGCTCCTTCCAAGGGCTGTGTGTGAAGGATCTGTCCCAGGCCTCCTTCCCTGGCTTGTAGTTGgctgccttccctctgtgtcatcacatcccctcccctctgtgcGTGTAACGGTAGGATGGTCACAGAGAGGTGACATGCGCTAACCGCTCACAGGTTCCCCAATCCATACCTGTTGCCTGTCCCGCCCCCCGCATCCCTTCTGCCGGGGGCCTCCACGCAGCATCCTGAAGCACCTGCTGCCCTTTCCCCACCATGACGAGCCAGGACCAAGGTTCCAAGAGGCGAGGAGACccacccaagatcacacagccggCAAGCAGGGATTCACAAGCAGCCCTTCCCGTGTCAGGATGTGCTCAGGACGTCTGGGCATGGCTGCCCACCTGCTCGGTCACTTTCCAGCCAGCTGACCTCAGGCGAGTCCCTGGTGCcatctgaacctcagtttcctcaggcTAGATGAAGCCTGGCACGTGAGAAGAACCTGCGACACATGAGGTTTTGCTCCAGGACAAAATGCCTTCAGATGGTGGAACTTGGCACCCGACTTGGAGTAttggagacagacagacaaatacATAGACTGCACGTGTGCACCAGTGTACGGAGACATGTGTGTGTCCCTCGGACACCAGGGTGGGCGTGGCTGCGAATAGCTGTGCGCACAGAGGGGCACACGTGTGTGTTCAGCCTGTGTGCATTCCTCGACCCAGGAGCATCTGCATTGGAAGAACTACCcatcccgtgtgtgtgtgtgtgtgtgtgtgtgtgtgtttctttactCACATGCTTCCCAGCCTGGCTGTGTCTGGGTGAACAGACAGGAGCGCACGTCTATGTTAGCGCCTCTGTACAGCTGCGTTCCTGTATACGTGGGCACCTgtcgtgtgcctgtgtgtgtggaGAAGTGGGTACAGgtctggatgtgtgtgtgtgtgtgtgtgtgtgtgtgtgtgcatgtgagtgtggcCCTGTGTTTTTGCGTCCCCGTGTATACCTCGGCCTGGCTGTGCACACTCTGTACCCATGACCGTGTCTACCTGGGGCCTGAGGTATGCGTGTGGCTGCAAACATGTGCCTCTGCGAGCCCTGCACAGAGTGCGTGTGGCCACTGCGCGCCGGGGCCGGCACTGGGGTAAATGAGGCCTTTTCCGCCCCCGGCTGCACCCAGGGCCTGCAGGCGGCTGCACTAATAAGGCTGCTTTCCCTGAGGCAGTGGCTGCCGGGAGTAGGGCGGGGAGTCGGAGCCTTGGGGCCAGGCTCCGAGGCCCCTCACCAAGGCTGCATCGTCAGCAGGACGGTGGCCCGCCGTGACCCGGTGCCCTCCGGCAGCCCCGGGCTGGCACAGCCCCAGAGTGACCCCTGGGgatccctgcctccctgcaggcTCTGTGTCCCCATCGTCACTGCCTCCACAGTCCTAAAGGGCCCTGAGAGTGACTGGGGCCCAGCGGCCTACACCAGCCCCCTGTCATCCGGGCTCTCTGTGGCCTTGCACACGGCCTGTCCAAGCCTCAGgctccctatctgtaaaatggggcaaaaGTCCACCCTAAGGCCCAGGCTCAGGCTCTTCTAGATGGACCCCCTCCCTCAAAGCTCCTGATAAGGCAGCTAGGTGTGGacggggctgggaggagaggatCTCATCTCTCGGGGACATCTTAATGGTGACCCAAAAGTGCTCCATAAATGCTAATCACAGCCCTGAGCGGGACTAACGATCATTCTCATAATATCAATGCTAATGGCAGCGTGGGTTTACAGCTGACAAGGGCTAGCCAGGTGCCACCGTGGTCGCTGCTAGTAGCGCTGTTGACTCTCTGCCGCCTTGCTCGGGACCCACAGCTgccctgccacccctccccactccaagGAGCTGCAGGCCGGGAGCCTTGCGCCCCACCTCCTCACCAGGGCTTAATTAGGTCTCTTAAAAGGCAGTGCTGGCTCACAGCCCGCAGGGAGCTTGGGGCAGAGGAAGCTGCAAAGGAGGGGAGGACGCGGCTGCAGACAGAGACCTGGGCCCGGCTGGGGGTCTCCCCTGCCTTTGGGACACCCCATCCTATCCCCCGCCCGGGCCTCTCTGCAGCAGAGCCGAGGTCAGAGCGAGCCTCACACACATGCAGGTACATGCTTTGCTCTTCAAGCTCATTCCTTAGCCCTGAGCAAAAGCGCCACCAAGCTTCATCAATCCGGATAGTGCTGGGATTAATTCCTCGGAGTCAGGCACACCTGCGTtccatcctggctctgccccttccccGTTGCGCGACCTTGAGCTACTGACTTTCTCTGTCTGAGGCTCTGGTGGCTCATCTTGAAAACAGGGTTGCTAGTCGTGCCCATCCCATCACGGGCGGCCGTGAGGGGTGAGTAGTAAGAGGGAAGCAAAGGGCTTAACACGGTGCCTGGCCCACAGTCAATTCGCCTTTTGTGTCGCCCACATCATCATCAGATCAGTCAGGATGGGGCAGGTTATGCTACATAACAAGTAACCCCCAAATCTTCACAGGTGCATCTCACACAGGTGCCACCTGTGTCTCACGCTGACACGAGGAGGGTGGCTCTCATGAGTCACTCAGGGACTCAGGTGGATGGGGCTCAGTCTCCATCTTAAATGTTACCTGTGGCCGtactagagagaaagagaaatcctgAGAGTCTCCAACCAGCCATTAACTGCCCCAGCCCAGAAGGGAACGTGCTTTCGACTCTCGGCTAGAACTCATCATCACATGGCTCCTGCCACCCACCAGGGAACCAGGAAGACAAAAATGTAAGACAATGTATAATAACAAGGACCCCACTTAGAATCCTAAAACCTTACAGAGGGAAAGACCCTTGGGATCGATCTAGTGTTTCAGATTGAGAGCTTCGGACccggagagggaaagagacttatccaaggtcacacagcaaatcgACTTCAGCACGGGGGACTCCAACTCCGGTTCCCCTGGCCTCCTAGCCAGGCTGTTCTTGTTCACCTCACAGCATCCCCTCGATCCCAACAAATCAACCCAATTCTGACCAACGAGAAATCtcctggaaggaaaggggaagaagggTCTGTCTCTCCTTTAAAGGGGTCTCAGGAACGGAAGTTTCTCTGCTGGTTTAGGACGCTGTTGCATGAGGAAGATCCGCAGCAGTCATTTTGTGACCATGAAGAAGTACAACAGAAGCCCGCACTCGGGAAGGCAGAGTGAACGTGTGGAAACatggaacagggatccctgggtggctcagcggtttggcaccaccttcagcccagggtgtgatcctggagtcccaggatcaagtcccacgtcgggcttcctgcatggagcctgcttctccctctgcctgtgtctctgcctctctctctctgtctctgtctctcaggaataaataaataaaatcttttttaaattttttttaaaaagaaaacatggaacatATGGAAAGAATTTGGGTCCTTGGTGATGCCACTGAACCCATGAATTAACCTGCCTTTGGGCTTCTTGTTACACAAGATGACAcattgcccattttttaaatcattttgcttTGGGGTCCTCAGATGCTGGCAGTCTGGGGCGGCCTCACAGACGGAGCCTCACATTTCTACCCCATCCCACTCCACTCTCTCCTCCTACCTGAAGCAAACCCCGCTATTTCAGGCTTCAGCATAagcatccctccctctcctcatccTCCCTAGGGCAAGACCCCCTCACGCCCTTTCAAAAAAcacctctctttccctcaaagcATTTTATCCTCCTTTGTAAGGAGTCACTCATTGATGTGATTCCTCTACTAGAATACAAGCCCCATAAAGGCAAAGGATACACTGTTCAGACCCATTTTAATGATAGGTGCTTAGCACGGCGCTGTCCATAGCTGGCATTCAGtgttcactgaatgaatgaagtgatTCCTGTGTGCCTACTCCTTCGGCCTTTCTTTTATTCCAAAACATTCACCAAGTAAGCTTCAGGAAGCCAacaatctttgttttgttcactgcttggCCCCAAAAGCCAGGGATAGTGTCTACCACTGGGATaaacactcaaatatttgttgagcgaATTTGCTAAGTGAGTTAAGCCCCTCTATGGGCAAGGAGTCAGGCTGAGGCTTACATGTGCATCTGAAGAAAGAAAGCCAGTGGATGCTACGGCGTTTGATTTTAGTTTActcttttatttgagaaagagagagatcatgagatggtggaggggcagagggagaggaagaagcagattcctccctgagcagggatgtggggctcgaccccggggactccaggatcatgacctgaaccgaaggcagatgcttaactaactgggccacccaggtgcccccaacattTAGATTGGTAAAATGTGGCATCAAATCAACACTGTTTTTCCACATCCTAGCCTGGTGATAACATGGCCAGCGCTCTGCTGGAAGAAGACAAACTGAAAGCAATAGTCAACGTCACCCCTGGACTCCTGGGCTGTGagccccttgagggcagggcCGTTTCTACTGAAGTGTCTTGCCTGAGTAGCTGAGCCCCGAGCCCTGCGGGGACCTGAGCTCTCAGCACACCTCACGCCAGATGGCTCTCCTGGGCCCTGCATCTATCATGGCAGTTGGTCTTGGGGAACACAGCAGCGACGCTTGAGAGATGGATGTCGTTGGCAAATGGGCTGTGATGATCATGCGTCTCCATTTTCCCCTTAATATACATGATGAATAAACTTAATTACACGGAAAATTGCTGCCATTGAAGAATGTGGCGCGTGTGGCTTTCTTGTGTTGCTAGCGTTTCCTCGCTCAGCTGACGGTCCAAGGTTTCTAAGGTGGGGAGGCAGAGTCCCTATcactgaccccaggatcattctgCATGAGGAGAAAGTCATGCTCGAGCTGGGGGCGGCGTGTCAGTTCTGAGAAGGCTTGGGGTATAAATTTCATCCAaccacccatttcacagatggggataATAGAGTCCCAGAGGGATGGATGCCATGACTTCAGTCAGGGCCAGGGAATAAGCATGGTCTCTTCTTTCCCCAACTTCTGTATGCCCCCAAGTTCCATATGTCGCTCTGATCCGAAAGAGGCACAAGTCAAATCCCTGTTGGTTTCGGTTTCATCAAAAGCAGGTGTTTGGGAAACCACCTCATGCCAAGAGCCTGCTCCATAATGGTCAAAATTCCAAGCACTGTGCCAGACGAGAACCAGTGCTCAGCAAAACCTAGCAGTCACTTGGGTTGTTCTTGTTGGTAGTGACAAATTTTAGGCATTTAATCAGATCAGTTTTAAGCTTCTAATGAcaaattttaagcatttaataaaagCCGTTCACccagaatggaagaaaagaggaaCAATCAGGACTCGAGAGGCAGGAAATCGAAGTGCTGGTACAGCCTGCTACTAACTAGCTCTGTGCCATTTAGCAAAGCCACACCcaccagagcctcagtttcccgtCCTGTAAAATGAACATACGAATCTCTTTGGTTAACCAGCGGTGGGTAGTTGGGGGCTCAGGTAAGCTAATGAATGTCCAGGCTGCACACACGTGGAAGAGATTGTATGACGGTTTTAACGGGAGACTTTCGCACGGTATCACTGCACAGCCGGTCATCGACAGAGCATAAGCTTGGGCCAGTGTCCTGTGGTCCTCCAGCCCCTGCTGAGATGAAGTCAAGCCTGCCTGAAgccagggagctggggtgggacAGGGCGCAGGGAATCAGCTGAGGTCTGTGTACAACATTCATCATTATTCAGGAGACACTGACGCTGGGGCTGGTGTCAGATGCCCAGGGAGGGGTACAAAGATGAGGAAGACACGGGCTCCGCCCTCAAGGAGCACACAGCCTAGTAGGACAGACACACGTCTCTCCATGACTATGACAACTAAAAAGTAGCCAAAAGTAGCTGCAGAACAGGAGACGCAATCAAGGTGGACGCGTGGTTTTGGGAGGCGCGtggttttgaatgaatgagtcacaTGCACACACGCCGTGAGTCTAACAGGCTGGAAAGAGGCAAATAGAAGAGATGAGGTCTCTGCTTTCACTGAccctaaaatcaatgaaatgagtcTTGTCCAGGCCAACAGAAAGGGCAACAGAAAGGGCACTTGGATCAGAGGCAACAGCACAGGCAAAGGTACGGGCGCATGAAGCAATTTGGCATCACTGGAGCACAAACCACTAGACAGCAGAGGAGGCAGGATGGGAAACCTCTCTTATTTTGCAGTTTGCAGAGAAGCAGAAATGTCTGATTTCCCACCTGGCACCACCTAACACACCTTCCCTCAAACGTGCAACGagcaacaggtgaatggataaatcaaTGCGATCTGGCATCCTACGGGTTgccactcagccatcaaaagggaggaggtagggcagcccgggtggctcagcagtttagcgccacctgcagcccaggtgtgatcctggagtcccgggatcgagtcccacgttgggctccctgcatggagcctgcttctccctctccctgtgtctctgcctctctctctctctctctgtctctcatgaataaataaataaaatcttttttttaaaaaaagggaggaggtACTGACACATATCACAATGGGGAAGAACCTTGAGGACGTGATGCTGAGTGACATAAGCCAAGCTCAGAAGGACAAACAGCATAGGCTCTGCTTGGAGGGGGTGCCTAGTGTAGGCAAATTCCTACAGATGGAAAGTAGAACAGAAGGTACCAGGGGCAGTGTGGGGAGTTAGCGTGTGATGGGGACAGAGTATCTGTCTGGGAGGAAGAGgacaaagttctggagatggatggcgGTGACAGTTGCACAACACGGTTGAACGTACTTAATTGCCACCCGACCGGACACTTAGAAATGGTGAAGATGGCAAATGCCGTGGCAGGCGTATTTCACCACAATAAGGAAATCTTGGGAAGAAGTGCACCGTGCTACTCGGAGCCACGCGTGTGTCTTGTAAATACTGAGGAGCTCATCCGCTCATCCCTTCGAACCACATACGAGACAGAATTCCAAGCACTGGGGATACGGAGGCAAAAAAGACAGACAAAGACCCCTGCTGGCCCAGAGGTGACAGGAATGCAGGAACCAGACAGTAAATAAGCCAATGcattaataaaacaagataattATAGATGATGATGAGCTAGGAAGGATATCAACCTGGCGATGTGCTGGGGAGACAGGCGGGGGGAAGCTTCTTACTTTAGAGAGCTCGGTCTAGACTGGGCTCCCTGCGGAGTTAGCAGGTCCCCTGAGGCCTGCAGGCATCCGCCGACAACCGGCTGGGAGGACCGCAAGTCCTTATATGTAATAGACACCGCTGTGTGTAATCTATGTGTAGCCTTGACTCCCCCTCTCCTGCCTACCCGGACCTTTCTGATCCCAGCCCCACTCCAGGAGGGTGCAGGGTCCTGGCAATGGATCCCGACATTGCTACGACTTCAGGGGCCTTACATAAGCATTTTCAGAGGCTCCCCCATCAGAAAGTGCTTCTACGTGTCTAaccttcctctctcctgctgtATGCACCTCTATCGGGCCTTTCGGGAGACAGAGACTCTTCTTAGGAAATGGCCCTCACGCTGACCCTCCCAGAGCACCACGTCCATCCCCTACAATCTCCAGCAGCATCACCTGAGACCCGCAGTGGGAGAAAAGAGCCCAGTtgccaagcagttggtggtggAGAGATGCGCCGGCAAGCTCAGAGCTATACAGCTCGTTAGCAGTCATATAATTAAGTCCCAAGCTGGGGCTGGTCCATTAGCGCCTTTAGATCATCCAAAGGCAGTGGTTTCCTTAATGAAAGGTTCTCTATTACAAAATTGGGTTCCATCCATCTCCATTATGGGGGGCAGTTTACCTGCTAATATACACACCACGCACACTCCCCGGCAGGGGGTGGCGGCCGCAAGAAGGTGTAGAATGGCTTTCCAGGCACCGGGATGCTGATGAACTGCCCGTCCCCGCTGCCGAGGCAGACAGAGCATCCAATCCTCCTGGGGCCAGCTGTCTGCCCGTGTCTAGGGGATAAGAGAGAACTCAGACTTCATGGGATGGAGCAAATTCAGGCCATAACAGGGGGCAGGATCCCCCCGGGGCAGCTTGCAGAATGACTTCCAGTGGAGCTACCAAGAGAGGGGATTTCTATCCCTGCCTGCTCAGAAGTGCTGGGTGGGC
This genomic interval from Vulpes lagopus strain Blue_001 chromosome 14, ASM1834538v1, whole genome shotgun sequence contains the following:
- the LOC121475614 gene encoding H/ACA ribonucleoprotein complex subunit 1; the encoded protein is MSFRGGGRGGFNRGGGFSRGGSNNHFRGGGGNFRGGGGGRGGFGRGGGRGGFNKGQDQGPPEHVVLLGEFLHPCEDDIVCKCTTDENKVPYFNAPVYLENKEQIGKVDEIFGQLRDFYFSVKLSENMKASSFKKLQKFYIDPYKLLPLQRFLPRPPGEKGPPRGGGRGGRGGGRGGGGRGGRGGGFRGGRGGGGGGFRGRGGGGFRGRGH